The Primulina eburnea isolate SZY01 unplaced genomic scaffold, ASM2296580v1 ctg1342_ERROPOS1300000+, whole genome shotgun sequence genome has a segment encoding these proteins:
- the LOC140820676 gene encoding transcription termination factor MTEF1, chloroplastic-like has product MTLRLPIPTAPNSAKAYLSFPPTTSAAASASGATVDSGLKFREKLVYLQSLKVNPTKALYKNPNIRSAPLKTFRSITQCLASMGLESSAVSRILDMYPQLLTSDPYVDIYPIFDFLLNVVEIPFPEVRKTIIRCPRLLVSNPETQLKPTFEFLTELGFAGSNKFTSQTTLLLVSSLELTLKPKIEYLMGLGLDYNDVRNMVLRSPGLLTFSIENNYKPKVDYFLNEMNGDLEELKRFPQYFSFSLERKIKPRHHLLVEYGFSISLSDMLKVSDGEFSLRLIEGRLRMLDERKY; this is encoded by the coding sequence ATGACACTCCGATTGCCAATCCCCACAGCGCCCAACTCGGCAAAAGCGTACCTCTCCTTTCCCCCAACTACCTCCGCCGCCGCTTCCGCTTCTGGCGCCACTGTGGACTCTGGCCTCAAATTCCGGGAGAAGCTCGTCTACCTTCAATCACTCAAGGTAAATCCCACGAAAGCCCTCTACAAGAACCCGAATATTCGCTCCGCCCCGCTCAAGACCTTCCGCTCCATCACCCAATGCCTCGCCTCGATGGGCCTCGAATCCTCTGCCGTAAGCCGCATACTCGACATGTACCCTCAGCTCCTTACCTCCGACCCATATGTAGATATTTATCCAATATTTGATTTTCTGCTGAATGTAGTTGAAATCCCCTTTCCCGAGGTTAGGAAGACCATCATTCGGTGCCCCCGTCTCCTCGTGTCAAACCCGGAAACACAATTGAAGCCCACGTTTGAATTCTTGACAGAATTGGGCTTTGCGGGTTCTAATAAATTCACATCCCAAACCACATTGTTGTTGGTTTCAAGCTTGGAGCTTACGCTGAAACCAAAGATTGAGTATTTGATGGGATTGGGGTTGGATTACAATGATGTTAGGAACATGGTGTTGAGATCACCTGGCTTGCTTACTTTTAGCATAGAGAATAATTATAAGCCTAAGGTAGATTATTTCTTGAATGAGATGAATGGGGATTTGGAGGAATTGAAGAGGTTTCCGCAGTATTTCTCATTCAGTTTGGAGAGGAAAATTAAGCCGCGCCACCATCTTTTGGTGGAGTATGGATTCTCGATATCGTTGTCTGATATGTTGAAGGTTAGTGACGGAGAATTCAGCTTACGGTTGATTGAGGGACGGCTGCGGATGCTGGATGAAAGAAAGTATTAG